NNNNNNNNNNNNNNNNNNNNNNNNNNNNNNNNNNNNNNNNNNNNNNNNNNNNNNNNNNNNNNNNNNNNNNNNNNNNNNNNNNNNNNNNNNNNNNNNNNNNNNNNNNNNNNNNNNNNNNNNNNNNNNNNNNNNNNNNNNNNNNNNNNNNNNNNNNNNNNNNNNNNNNNNNNNNNNNNNNNNNNNNNNNNNNNNNNNNNNNNNNNNNNNNNNNNNNNNNNNNNNNNNNNNNNNNNNNNNNNNNNNNNNNNNNNNNNNNNNNNNNNNNNNNNNNNNNNNNNNNNNNNNNNNNNNNNNNNNNNNNNNNNNNNNNNNNNNNNNNNNNNNNNNNNNNNNNNNNNNNNNNNNNNNNNNNNNNNNNNNNNNNNNNNNNNNNNNNNNNNNNNNNNNNNNNNNNNNNNNNNNNNNNNNNNNNNNNNNNNNNNNNNNNNNNNNNNNNNNNNNNNNNNNNNNNNNNNNNNNNNNNNNNNNNNNNNNNNNNNNNNNNNNNNNNNNNNNNNNNNNNNNNNNNNNNNNNNNNNNNNNNNNNNNNNNNNNNNNNNNNNNNNNNNNNNNNNNNNNNNNNNNNNNNNNNNNNNNNNNNNNNNNNNNNNNNNNNNNNNNNNNNNNNNNNNNNNNNNNNNNNNNNNNNNNNNNNNNNNNNNNNNNNNNNNNNNNNATTCTGATACATGGGATGCAAAGTTGTTGATGGAGGACATGTATTGTACTACTGTCTTTTGTTTAATACATTATGTATATTAGTAACATTACTATATCTATGTTCAGTTTCTCATGCATTTCAGTTTTGCTTAATCTTTCCATAATAAATGAATTATTATTGGTGTCATGTGGTAAATAAACTCATTCACCATTTTCTTAAATTGAAACTTTAATAGTATTGCTAGAAGAACACTATACCTATGTTTACATGCAAAAAGCATCATTGTAGACATTCAACAGCAAAATTGATCCAAACAAAAGCATTTACGGTAGGGAATATCCGTCATTGCAAACCGCGGCAACGCGCGGGCATCATCTAGTATATCCTAAAATGCTACATAATACCAAATCGTATGTGTTGGGCTTTGCTTGTTCTGAGTCGTGACTACCGATTATACAAGACGTTTTAATTTTTCTCCAAGTTCTTGTTTCGACTACTGTGGCATGCTTGTTTCAATGGCAGGGGTGGATCTGAATATGCTCCAGTTGAGATTTTATCAAAAACAAATTTTGCAGCTGCCTCGGTGTAGTGAATCCCATCCCAGTTCAATCTAGTTGAGGGGTTTTCGCATGAACCAACAAAGATTTGGCTTCCATTGACTGTAATTGTTGTTCCACATCCTGCACTACTGTTATAATTATACTTACCACCATAGCCACAACAAGAAACAAGTGGGAGCTCAAATCCTGCCAAAAATTGCCAGAGATTGATTAATATAAATAATTTTAGATGGTAATCAAACTGATGTGGTAGATACATAAAAGATCTTCCCGATTCTATAGCTACTTCTTGCTGTAGGAACCCAAACACTTCTAATTTTAGAACATAAACACAATATCAAGACATAAAAGATATCGATCAGCAAAGGATTTGAATATGGGAATTGAAAATTTTCTGAGGATATTATTAGTATCGACTTACCATACTTTTGGGGTTCCTTGAAAAGAGAGTACTTGACAGAATACACATCTACAGAAGTGAATGCAGCCAAGGGAAGATCCTTCCTGAGTTGAACTATGGCCTGCTTCAGCTCCTGGTTAAAATGTTGACATACTTCGTTGTAAGCCTTTGCACAGCCAGCCTCATCTTTATCAGCTGCTGGGAATCTTACCAAAACGTAAGGGAGACAGCCAATCGGCCCCGTATTGTGGATCCAAAATGTTCTTGCCCCCAAGTCATATATTTTCTACATCATCACAAATTCACAACTAACAACAACCATTAGGATCGAATCTACTTTATCCCCACAGGAGATTATGTTGTTGTTTGTTCTTAAAGAAACTTAAAATCAAACATAAGCAGCAGCGAAAGAAATTAGCTTTGTGGGTTGAATTTATTAGTGACAAGTATGCTAGCTGTTCTTAAAGGGATGGTTGGTAAATGCTAATGATTACCTTAATATTTGCTGAGAAACCAGGGATTATATCAGGTACAGATGCACTGACTTCCTGTATAGTCTTGTTACCGAAAATTCCCTCGCCAAGATCATTCTGACCAATATCGAATGTGTACAAAGCTTTGGAGAAGTACTCCTCCTCGGGCATTAAACTTGCATATATTCCCCCTAAAAGTAAATGTGTGTCACATTCCTAGTAGAAGCGGGAATCTTCTTAATGAAGTGACAAGTAATACGCTTCACAGATGTCAAAATCTGGGAGTACTTTACCTCGCTGCCTTATGAGTTGTGATCTGGATTTTAGTTGCAGGAACTGCAGATATTGAATATCAAGGTAGAAGGGACTATATCCATCGGCTAGTGGTAAAATGAGATGTGGGAGTCTGATAGTGGAAGCCCAAGTAGCAAAATTTGCACCATGAGAGAAATTGGTCCCCAGGGAATCCAGGTATGCGCTTAGATAAGGGCGACTTAGACTCTTAGCTGAACCAAAAAAATATGCACCATGACATTCGTCTCCTCATTATAGTTTACACAAAAATTGCAGTGCAAAGTCACAAAGAAATGAGTGTTAAAAACCAACTCGGGTCCACCTCTTTGTGTAAGAAGCTAGTTTGATAATTCATCACAGAAGACAAATTTGGAATATTATCTTCTACAGTCATGTATGTTTGAATTGTCAACTAGGGAAGAGCTCTCTCTGAAACTTTGCGTTTGATATAATTTACTGGAAAATAATATATACATCTTCAATGTTTTAATTAAGAACTTGCAATGAAGGTAACAGAAGAAACATACCGAGGAAATCGACTATGAGTCTTCCATCTGAGAATCTTCCGACCGGCATATGGAAATAGGTCTCTCCAAAAGGTGTAGATGGGGGGTAGAAGGATGCTGCCAATCCACCAGTATCTGAATTTGAGTCTCCGAAGTTGAAGATGGCTGGAAACTCGCAGTCTTCCAAAGCCAAGGCAGGGCTTACAGTACTACAGGTAATTCGCAACAGAAGTATATAGGAGCAGAACAGAGAAATAGCAACTCTAGCAGGATAGTCGTCCATAGTGGAGATGGAGATCATGATCGGGAACCAAGTTGTCCTTGTTTTTACAGTTTAATGCCTTTATAGTTAGTATTGTCCAAGTCTTTGTTGTTTAAATATTAATCGAGGTCCAACCATGTTGAAAAAACTACTTAGATCAGTTAGATGACCGAGAATCTGTGGAACAGTGAAGCTAGTATGTGGTTTGTGTTTTTACTTTTTTTTTTTTTGTTTACAGAAAAAATTTAGGTGAGAGGTGTGAGAGCTTGATTACGCTACATCACCATCGTGAGGGCAAACCTGCAACCTCAACCCTGAACGACTGACAGTAGACACGTACCTGTCACACCAGCCTCCAGATATGGATTTCCATAGAAGAATTTACAGATCGCGAACCAACACTACCAGAAGAAAAACTTTAGCCGACGAAAATAAAAAAACCAGGCCGACGAATTATTTTTTCGTCGGCTAAAGTCTAATTAAAAATTTTGGTCGGCTATGGTCAACTTTAGCCGACGAAATTAAAATTTCGTCGTCTGAATAATTTTTTTCGTCGGCTATAGTATGTGAACTTTAGCCGACGAAATTTTTAAAAGTTTAGCCGACGAACAATATAATTTCGTCGGCTAAAGTGCCTTATATTTGCAGATCTGGACAACAACTCATCTGGGAAAAAAAAACTATACGTAGAACCTTCAAACGCAAAAAAGTCGTGAAATAAGATATGACCAGAATGGTGAAATACGTCTACAGTTGAAAAATCACGGTATTCTGGTAAAGTCTCGGTGCCAATAGTTGCGGTCAATGCAATTTACCCTTATTATTTACCATGCTGCAGATTTGGTTTTTGGTGTCCGATTGACTATTGTGATACCTTTCCGGAAGCGTAACGGCCCTACGAGTCAAACTCATGGCTAATGCCATGATGTATGGGCCTTTTTGGCCATCCGAGTCCGTTTAGGGCTTCAAAATGCAGTTTTCTTATTTCCGATTAGAGTTGACCGTTTCGATCGAGCCCTTAACGTTGTCGAATCCAGTTGAATTTTTTACCATAGACATCTTTCGTCATAATGATCATATCGGACGGTCGAATTTTGGTTTGTAAATTTTAGTCATCGGAATCACAACGTGTCTACTATTTACCGTTATTATTCCCTATGGGGAGCCCTATCGTCAGAAGGTAAATGTCTCAAATTTTTATATGGGCAGTTGCGTCTCATCTACGTGTAGAGTTTTTTGTGTGGAAGGTTTGACCAAACCACGTAATATAGAGGGAGATATGAGCGTTTTCGTGTGATAAGTGACGATGGATTAGGGTTACCCGTTTCGATCAAGTCCTTAACATTGTCGGATCCAGTTGAATTTTTTACCATAGACATCTTTCGTCATAATGATCATATCTGACGGTCGAATTTTGGTTTGTGAATTTTAGTCATCGGAATCACAACGTGTCTACTAATGTTGTATAACTTGTTTAGTAGGTTATACAACTTTGTGAACCAACTCTATATAGGAAGCAAAATTATCAAAAATCTCGTGAAATAAGATGTGTTCAGAATGGTGAAATACGGCTATGGTTCAAAAATCACGTAAATCGGGTAAAGTTTCGGTGCCGATAGTAGCGGTCAACCCTATTTACCGTTATTATTCCTTATGGGGAGCCCTATCGTCGGAAGGCAAATGTCTCAAAATTTTTATATAGGCGGTTGCGTCTCATCTACGTGAAAGTTTTTCGTGTGGATGGTTTGACCAAACTACGTAATATAGAGGGAGATATGAGCGTTTTCGTGAATTTATAGACTTTAGCCGACGAGATATTAAAAAAGTCGTCGGCTAAGGTCAAAAATTTTTGGGCGGTAAACCAAATTTGGAGGAAAATTTTCAAAGGACTTTAGCCAACGAAAATATATGAAAAGTCGTTGGCTAAAGTCGAAAAATTTTCAAAATTTTTTGGCGGTCAACCAAAATTTTCAAAATTTTCAAAAGTTTCAAAAGTGTTTAGCTGACGAAAATAAAGAATTTCGTCGGCTAAAGTTCTTTATATAGGAGTTTTACCGAAGGTGGATGGTAAGAAGTCTATTTCGCCTGCCAGATTTTCTTCTCGGCCTAGCTCCGCCGTCAAGCCACCGGAGACCGCCACACTTGTCCCAAAAGCTTCGCCGTCGTCTCTACTTCATTGCTGGACAGGTGGTGCATCGAGTGGCGCCGTTGTGAGAGATAAATCGAGCTCCAAAACTCCGCCGGTTCGGATTCGGTGTCGATCAAATTTCTCCTTCCTCAGGTCACCATTTGGTGAGTTCTATATATAGATAAGTTGAGTTTGATTAGTACTACATTTCCCTAGAATTTGGTAGCTCGATTCGGTGTGTGTGAAGAGAATCGAAGATTTGAAGTTTTTAGGGTTTAAAATTGGGGATTTTTATATTTTGATTCAATTGACCTATTTAGGCTTAGAATTGAGCTTCGACTTCTTCTAGAAAGTTGTTCAAAATGTTGAGAGGAAGATTCTGTCAAATTTTGGTGGTGATTGGAGGTGGCCGAAAGTTTCTGCAGTTTTTTTTTTCAAAAACCGGCAACTTTAGCCGACGATATTTAAAGGTTTAGTCGTCGGCTATAGTATTTTTAAATTTTTTTATAAGGTTTAGCCGACGAAACAGACTATATTTCGTCGGCTATAGTTATTTTTTAAAATTTTTTATAAGGTTTAGCCAACGAAACAGACTATATTTCGTCGGCTATAGTTATTCTTTTAATTTTTTTATAAGGTTTAGCCGACGAAACAGACTATATTTCGTCGGCTATAGTTTTTTTTTTTTAATTTTTTATAAGGTTTAGCCGACGAAACATACTATATTTCGTCGGCTATAGTCTGGGAAAAATTTTTTTATTACAGACTTTAGCCGACGAGTATCTTAATTGTTTCGTCGACTAAAGTCTAGGAAAAAAACCGACGACATATTTTTCGTCGGCTAAACTGCGGGACTATAGCCGACGAAATTTTTTTTTTCGTCGGCTAAAGTCATCACAGATGACCTTTTCCCGACGAAATCTTAGCTGACAATGGCTCGTCGACTAAGATCTTAGCCGACGAATTAAGCTAACAGGCCGACGAAAAATTTTCGTCGGCTAAAGTGCTTGTCCTGGTAGTGCAACGAAGCCTGTTGCTTGTTGGTAGTGGGAATCGAACTTGAATGGGGTCTCCACCACAAACCCGCTCTTGCCAACTGAGCCAAACCTCGTTGGCATCTTCTTTTTATTTATTTTTATTTTTTACTAATAGCAAAACAGGCAACTCATACAAATTAAACACACATATTACCATTTAAAAAGCAACATATACATGTATATCTAAATGATTGACAAATTTTATGCTACATGATTTTGTTTTGACAGATCTTGTGCTATATGATTTAGCCATGAAGTTAGTGACCATATCACATCTTAACCCTAGCTATGTAGACTACATTAAACTATACATTGAATAAGGACTAAACAAAAATAATGGTAGGCGAGGGAAGAACCGGTGCCGGGTCTTACAAGCTCTTTGTATTATTTTTATATTTTTTGTAATAATATTAATTAGTAAAACACTAAAACTTCTTAGTCAGCATTTCTCAATAATTGAACCTGAATAACATCCAGTATATAGGTCTGATTTTGAACATTAGCCATAATAAAAAAAAAAATAAAAATTAAGCATGTTGCAGGAAATCAAGGACTAGTTGGCGGCCGTCCAGACAAGATAAGTTAAGTAAGCTAAGCATGATGCATATAAAACTTCTGTTTATTTAGTTTCGTGAAATATATTTCATGATTTTGCTAATTATTTACGTGAATTATTTAGTTTTGCAGTCTCATCTATGACATATTCTAGACGCGAAGTGCGCCATGTATAAATTAAGGTTAGTATAGTACGTAGTATAATACTGAAAAATCATTTAATTGAATAAAAGTAATAAAGTCCAAAGGGTTTAAGAAAATGCATGCGTAGAACTTGAGAGGAGA
The window above is part of the Fragaria vesca subsp. vesca linkage group LG2, FraVesHawaii_1.0, whole genome shotgun sequence genome. Proteins encoded here:
- the LOC101299931 gene encoding esterase-like translates to MDDYPARVAISLFCSYILLLRITCSTVSPALALEDCEFPAIFNFGDSNSDTGGLAASFYPPSTPFGETYFHMPVGRFSDGRLIVDFLAKSLSRPYLSAYLDSLGTNFSHGANFATWASTIRLPHLILPLADGYSPFYLDIQYLQFLQLKSRSQLIRQRGGIYASLMPEEEYFSKALYTFDIGQNDLGEGIFGNKTIQEVSASVPDIIPGFSANIKKIYDLGARTFWIHNTGPIGCLPYVLVRFPAADKDEAGCAKAYNEVCQHFNQELKQAIVQLRKDLPLAAFTSVDVYSVKYSLFKEPQKYGFELPLVSCCGYGGKYNYNSSAGCGTTITVNGSQIFVGSCENPSTRLNWDGIHYTEAAAKFVFDKISTGAYSDPPLPLKQACHSSRNKNLEKN